A single Oncorhynchus kisutch isolate 150728-3 linkage group LG19, Okis_V2, whole genome shotgun sequence DNA region contains:
- the LOC109910030 gene encoding uncharacterized protein LOC109910030, producing the protein MISEADRQGAVRPKRLPSDGHRDRDRSPRQRAEADQHYVLQERHQEGIDDLPAGKRQMMEKFFTPVHSPSPGGMKPGKHCHHNPDHYHQHRDQERETHSYSRLRDNDRRSSESHGHHHTHGNHLQDDQEQPLRRHHHHPQHLHHDDEMSDHHTTVTLSRASSSSLSSSPSDSSTEWSSEAGIDDKFSMKHVSRPQHTMSCSNIAGGRQFREDDSELQVYATVKQGRIHRGGSPGTHPRAQERGGREPNYSELNRGHSRSEEGLLQNTGTDKGKVRTPPHLKHGSLYKTASLGRSLAFSEEVLAGPKRAVSFIQLPSKGILKNKEAPRDIRKAKSMEVLSPRVAGEATGPKGKQDVDVLKDAARQSMVKGKIQFSAFLDEITKQVISPARLNTLGVPVETVGPGPAKAPASPKSQPKSQPQLPSKKQGDGQGEERETVTKPQALPRKLRNASDTRSRKISLPAKFGYESKNHTPRLGSPPTLHSSQPYPPHPPAGYEDEPASLPDFQGPVGNRHGRYGPLLTDGTVSSSPEPSHHKHRSYKHLDQSHRPSHSPPSSPHTQQTQLPHHTLIHTHSPPPVQGPESESPSSKSDLSRNREQDTASPNSEQNDRHSQSTYRWCPTSYRALTDDIGKLQTLQEENAELHQNLMQTVVCIESLEAELARTREELSHMKEKFKRLQDTHTGTQHTNSLLGEKLHSATESLSSERKYMVQRIAHLSTELEQANATIVSLENINVPCLIKELLEKHFDSGDAVKQFLKNALKTGQSTGDIESPAPKLEQKPSDWSSIGLREFEAGPQKVTAFMPWKQEEGFGVIGQTGQTGNEDSGSMSPPFSIADISMAIYKKLAASQAARQPRPSNYQPHTDTPPNPYPLVELGTGGEGYRVPAVKGCVAEAGRAAESKQGAVVDVSYLTAQRVLDDFLHQLTHPEDGSGGGGRGHKANGEEEEELMRGGRSERNL; encoded by the exons ATGATCTCTGAGGCTGACAGACAGGGAGCAGTTAGACCCAAGAGGTTACCATCAGACGGGCACAGGGACAGGGACCGCAGCCCCAGACAGAGAGCAGAAGCTGATCAACACTATGTTTTACAGGAGAGACATCAGGAGGGCATCGACGACCTCCCTGCAGGGAAGAGACAAATGATGGAGAAGTTTTTCACTCCTGTTCATAGTCCTTCTCCAGGTGGGATGAAACCAGGGAAGCACTGCCATCACAACCCCGATCATTACCACCAGCACCGGGATCAAGAAAGGGAGACACACAG CTACAGCAGGTTACGGGACAATGATAGACGCAGCAGTGAAAGCCACGGTCACCACCATACCCATGGTAACCATCTCCAAGATGACCAGGAGCAACCCCTTAGACGCCACCATCACCATCCTCAGCACCTTCATCACGATGACGAGATGTCGGACCACCACACCACCGTCACCCTCTCCAGAgcatcttcctcctccctctcatcttccCCCTCCGACTCTTCCACCGAATGGTCCTCTGAGGCCGGCATTGACGACAAGTTCTCCATGAAGCACGTCAGCCGGCCGCAGCATACCATGTCCTGCTCCAACATTGCGGGAGGACGACAGTTCCGTGAGGACGACAGCGAGCTGCAGGTGTATGCCACTGTCAAACAGGGGCGAATTCACAGAGGAGGCAGTCCTGGGACCCATCCTCGGGCCCAGGAGAGGGGAGGACGAGAGCCCAACTACTCCGAGCTAAACCGAGGCCACAGCCGCAGTGAAGAGGGGCTGCTGCAGAACACAGGAACTGACAAAGGGAAAGTACGGACACCCCCACACCTGAAGCACGGATCCCTCTACAAGACAGCCAGCCTGGGCCGGAGCCTGGCCTTCAGTGAAGAGGTCTTGGCTGGGCCGAAGAGGGCGGTGTCTTTTATCCAGCTCCCCAGTAAAGGCATCCTGAAAAACAAGGAGGCGCCACGGGACATCCGCAAGGCCAAGTCCATGGAGGTGCTGTCCCCCCGGGTGGCAGGCGAGGCGACAGGGCCCAAGGGGAAGCAGGATGTGGATGTTCTGAAGGATGCAGCCAGGCAGAGCATGGTGAAGGGGAAGATACAGTTCTCTGCCTTCCTGGATGAGATCACTAAACAGGTCATCAGCCCCGCCCGTCTCAATACTCTGGGGGTCCCTGTCGAGACCGTAGGACCGGGTCCAGCCAAAGCCCCAGCTTCCCCCAAATCTCAACCAAAAAGTCAGCCCCAGCTTCCCTCAAAAAAGCAGGGAGATgggcagggggaggagagggagacggttACTAAACCGCAGGCTCTGCCTAGGAAACTGAGGAATGCCTCTGACACACGGTCACGGAAAATATCTCTGCCTGCAAAGTTTGGGTATGAAAGCAAGAACCACACTCCTCGTCTAGGCAGccccccaaccctccactccaGCCAACCCTACCCGCCCCACCCACCAGCTGGCTATGAAGACGAACCAGCTTCCCTGCCTGACTTCCAGGGTCCTGTCGGTAATAGGCATGGGCGGTATGGCCCGCTTCTTACAGATGGCACTGTCAGCTCCAGCCCTGAGCCCAGCCATCACAAACACCGGAGCTACAAACACCTTGATCAGAGCCACAGGCCCAGCCATAGCCCACCTTCATCTCCACACACCCAGCAGACCCAGCTACCCCATCACACCCTGATCCACACACATTCCCCTCCTCCAGTACAAGGGCCAGAGTCGGAGTCTCCCTCCAGCAAGTCGGACTTGTCCCGGAACAGAGAACAAGACACGGCCAGCCCCAACTCTGAGCAGAATGACCGCCACAGCCAGTCAACCTACCGCTGGTGTCCTACTTCATATAGG GCCTTGACGGATGACATAGGCAAACTCCA GACACTGCAGGAGGAGAATGCTGAGCTGCACCAGAACCTGATGCAAACAGTGGTCTGCATCGAGAGCCTGGAGGCGGAGCTAGCCAGGACCAGGGAGGAGCTTAGCCACATGAAGGAGAAGTTTAAGAG gctccaggacacacacacaggtacccaGCACACCAACAGCCTTCTGGGGGAGAAACTGCACTCAGCG ACTGAGAGCCTTAGCTCTGAGAGGAAGTATATGGTGCAGCGTATCGCCCATCTCAGCACAGAGCTGGAGCAGGCCAATGCCACCATTGTCTCTCTGGAGAACATCAAT GTTCCCTGTCTGATCAAGGAGCTCCTAGAGAAGCACTTTGACTCTGGAGACGCTGTCAAGCAGTTCCTGAAGAACGCCTTGAAAACCGGCCAATCTACGGGAGACATCGAATCACCGGCTCCAAAACTGGAGCAGAAGCCGTCTGATTGGTCAAGCATAGGACTGAGGGAGTTTGAGGCGGGTCCACAAAAGGTCACTGCTTTTATGCCCTGGAAGCAGGAGGAGGGGTTTGGGGTGATAGGTCAGACAGGTCAGACAGGAAATGAGGATTCTGGCTCGATGAGTCCCCCTTTCTCAATCGCTGACATCAGTATGGCTATATATAAGAAGCTAGCTGCCAGCCAAGCAGCAAGACAGCCCCGGCCTTCCAACTACCAACCTCACACTGACACCCCTCCCAACCCCTACCCTCTGGTGGAGTTGGGTACAGGGGGGGAGGGTTACCGTGTGCCTGCTGTCAAGGGGTGTGTGGCAGAGGCAGGGAGAGCAGCTGAGAGTAAGCAGGGTGCTGTTGTTGATGTCTCCTATCTGACGGCCCAGAGGGTTTTAGATGACTTCCTGCACCAGCTGACTCACCCAGAGGATGGGAGtggaggtggggggagggggcaCAAGGCCaacggggaggaggaggaggaactgaTGAGAGGGGGCCGGAGTGAAAGGAACCTGTGA
- the LOC109910191 gene encoding RDS/peripherin-like protein xRDS35, translating to MVLLKLQFPLQRRVRLAQGLWLLSWLAVLAGAFTFSLGVYLKTELLRRAEVMDNTEIHVVPNILMLVGLVTMGINLFAGRVCQDSLDSARFPPWKPFLLPWYGLAWMVCVWLLSAVVLSYALQGHLEESLKVGLRNGIRFYRDTDVPGRCFQKETIDRLQMELRCCGNTNYRDWFEVQWISNRYLDFTSKEVKDRVRSNVDGRYLMDGVPFSCCNPGSPRPCLQNHLTDNTAHYNYEHQSEELNLYNRGCRQALVDYYMGLMNTIGPGILSVISVQISVLVSLRYLHTSLEGVDPENPEADSEGYILEKGVKETLMDVKTTVFKLLQFGQVEAGDEAEAGEDGEKAATSS from the exons ATGGTGCTGCTGAAGCTGCAGTTCCCCCTGCAGAGGCGTGTGCGTCTGGCCCAGGGTCTGTGGCTGCTGTCCTGGCTGGCCGTGCTGGCTGGGGCCTTCACCTTCTCCCTGGGAGTGTACCTCAAGACCGAGCTGCTCCGCAGGGCAGAG GTGATGGACAACACAGAGATCCACGTGGTGCCTAACATCTTGATGCTGGTGGGCTTGGTAACCATGGGGATCAACCTGTTTGCTGGGCGGGTGTGTCAGGACTCCCTGGACTCTGCCCGATTCCCTCCCTGGAAGCCCTTCCTGCTGCCCTGGTATGGCCTGGCCTGGATGGTGTGTGTCTGGTTGCTGTCTGCTGTGGTGCTCAGCTATGCCCTGCAGGGACACCTCGAGGAGTCACTCAAG GTGGGCCTGAGGAACGGTATCCGGTTCTACCGGGACACGGACGTCCCGGGCCGCTGTTTCCAGAAGGAGACCATCGACAGGCTGCAAATGGAACTGCGTTGCTGCGGCAACACCAACTACAGGGACTGGTTCGAGGTGCAGTGGATCAGCAACAGATACCTGGACTTCACCTCTAAAGAAGTcaaaga tcgtGTGCGTAGCAACGTGGACGGTCGTTACCTGATGGATGGAGTCCCCTTCAGCTGCTGTAACCCCGGCTCCCCTCGGCCCTGTCTCCAGAACCACCTGACTGACAACACTGCCCACTACAACTATGAGCACCAGAGTGAGGAGCTGAACCTGTACAACCGCGGCTGCAGACAGGCGCTGGTCGACTACTACATGGGCCTCATGAACACCATCGGCCCCGGGATTCTGTCGGTCATCTCCGTGCAG ATATCAGTGTTGGTGAGCCTGCGGTACCTGCACACGTCTCTGGAGGGTGTGGACCCGGAGAACCCCGAAGCTGACAGCGAGGGCTACATCCTGGAGAAGGGGGTTAAGGAGACCCTGATGGATGTCAAGACCACTGTGTTCAAACTGCTGCAGTTCGGACAG GTGGAGGCAGGTGACGAGGCAGAAGCTGGGGAAGATGGCGAGAAGGCAGCCACGTCCAGCTAG